The Haloarcula limicola genomic sequence CTGGACTGATGCTCGCACTTCGAGCAGGTCTGACTCGTAAACGCAGGCGGAATCTCCTCCACGCGGATACCGTACCCGCTGGCTTTGTACGCGAGCATTTCTTGAAGTTCGCGGAACGCCCAGTTGTGCATCTGACGCTTTATTTGGTCGTTCCCGTTGTCCATTCGCTCGCGGATGTGGGTCAAGCGTTCGACGGCGATGTACGAACAATCGTGGGCGTCGGCTTCCTCCACGATGCGCCGAGAGATAGTGTGCAGGCGATTCAGCACGAAGCGGTTTTCTCGCCCCGACAGTCGCCGGAGTACCTGCTTGGCGGAGCGAGTGCCTTTGTGCTGAAGGCTTCGACGCACGCGGAAGTAGTGGTTCTGGCCCCACAGCAGTTCGCCACCATCGTAGAACGACCCCGTACTCGTCACGGCGACGTTCTTCAGGTTCAAGTCCACGCCCAGTACCGTGTCACCGTCGCGTTCTTCGACCTCTTTTTTGATGACGATGTGGAGGTAGAACGCATCCTCGTCCTCGCGGTAGTGGAGCGTTCCCATTCGTTTTTCGTAGTCGTCGTCATCGAGGTAGGACTTCTGGTAGTCTCCGAGAACGTAGTCAACGCCAACCCTGCCGTTGATGGTGGAAAGGGTGGCAGACCTGTCCTTGATGGTCAGCGTCCGTTTGTCGTAGACGGCTGACGGCTCGTTGAATCGTGGGAGTGGTCGGCTGTTACCCTTCTTCCAGTCTGCAACTGTAGATTTCATCGCTTCGATGGCTTTCGAGTAGGCGCGAACGCAGAGGTTCGCGGGCAGGTCTGTCTCGTCTCGTAGGTCGTGGTACACTTCGTCGTGTATGGTGGACTTGTTGAGGATGAGATAGCCGTCGTCGTTTCTACCGTGTTGGACGGTGTAGTTGCAGGCGTGGTTGAACTGCCCGATAGTCTGATGGAGGTCGCTCTGTCGGTCTTCGGGAACCGAGAGTTTGACCAGAACGGTTCGTTTGACCTCCATCTGTAACCTCACGTACGAAGTAGTGTTTTATAAATTCTACAACGGGCGTGGGGGAGTCGAATTGCTATCGCTCGTGGTTGGTTTCGAGCTTTGTGACTCGTACCGAGCGCGTGTCACGACGATAGCGCGACGCGGCAACCTTCTTGCCGTCCGGGTGGCAACTATCGGGCATGTTGCCGCCACTGGCACGTCGGTTCGTCGCCGGGGAGTCGGCCGCCGCGGCCCTCGAACACGCCCGCCGGACGAACGAGCGGAACGTCGGCGTCATCTGCAACCGGTTGGGCGAACACTACCGCGAGCGCGCTCCCGCGGCGGCCGACACCGCCGCCTACGAGCGGCTCGTCGCCGACATCGGCGCGAGCGACCTCCGGGCCTGTATCTCCGTGAAGCCCTCCCAGCTCGGGCTGCTCGTCGACGAGACGTTCTTCCGCGAGAACCTCGCGCGCGTCGTCGAGAGCGCCGCGGAACACGGCGTCTTCGTCTGGATGGACATGGAGGACCACACGACGACCGACGCCGCCATCGACGCCTTCGAGACGCAGGCCGAGGCACACGAGGGCGGCGTCGGCCTCTGTCTCCAGTCGAACCTCCGGCGGACGGCCGACGACCTCGAGCGGCTCGCGGACGTGCCGGGAAAGCTCCGGCTGGTCAAGGGCGCGTACGACCCGCCCGCGGACGTGGCCTACCAGCGCAAAGCCGAGGTGAACGAGGCCTACCGGCGGGACCTGGAGTTCCTGTTCCGCGAGCGCACCGGCGGGATCGCCGTCGGCAGCCACGACCCCGAGATGCTGACGCTGGCGGCGGACCTCCACAGCGAGTACGAGACGCCCTACGAGGTGCAGATGCTGATGGGCGTGCGGACCGACGCCCAGTACGAGCTCGCCGACGTCTGTGACGTCTGGCAGTACGCCCCCTTCGGCAGCGAGTGGCCCGCGTACTTCTGGCGGCGCGTCCTCGAGCGAAAGGAGAACGCGCTGTTCGCGCTTCGCGCGCTCGCCGGCGGCTAGTTCCGCGCTCGGGACCGGAAAGGAAAGGGCTCATATCCCGTGCCGGCCACTATCTCCCTATGGCCTCGTCCTCGTCGTGGAAGCGTGACTTCGCGAGCGGCCTCATCGTTCTGTTGCCCATCATCGTCACTCTCACCGTCATCATCTACCTCTACGGCATCCTGGCTTCCGCGGCGTTTTTCATCCCCGCCATCGACTCCGGGCTCCTGATCGCGCTCGGCGTGCCCGCCGACGCCGCCACCGCCCGAGCGGTGGAGTTCGCCCGGGTCTTCGTCGCGCTCGTCCTGTTCGTCCTGCTCGTCTTCTCCGTGGGCTACCTGATGCGGACCGCCTTCGGCGACATCGTCGAGCGGGCCTTAGACGACGCGATGAACCACGTTCCGGGGCTTCGGGTGGTGTACAACGCCTCGAAGATGGCGGTCGAGACGGCGGTTTCGGGCACCGACGAACTCCAGAAACCCGTGAAGCTCGAAGTGTGGGACGGCCTGCGGATGACCGCGTTCAAGACCGGGAAGACGACCGACGACGGCCGCGACGTCCTGTTCCTGCCGACGGCTCCGAACATCACCACCGGGTTCGTCATCGAGGTCTCTCCCGAGGACTACGAGGAGACCGACGAACGCGTCGAGGACGCGCTGACGCGCATCCTCAGCGCCGGCTTCGGCGACACGCACGACGGCGATAGCCCGATCCCGATGACCAGCGAAGACTAGCTGCGGGCCGGCTCAGACGTAGCGGAACCACTCTTCTCGCTCGCCCGACTCGACGAGGTCGAAGAAGGCCGTCTGGAGCTCGTCGGTGACCGGTCCCTTGGTCCCCGCGCCGATCTGGTTGTCGTCGACGCTGCGGATGGGCGTCACCTCCGCCGCGGTGCCGGTGAAGAACAGCTCGTCGGCGGTGTACAGTTCGCCCCGCGAGATTGTCGCCTCGTCGTGGACCTCGTAGCCCAGTTCCTCGGCGAGTTCGATGGCGGTGCGCCGGGTGATGCCGTCGAGGATGGACTCGGCCAGCCCGGTCGTGTAGATCTCGCCGTCGCGGACGAGGAAGACGTTCTCGCCCGGCCCCTCGGCGACGTTGCCCTCCTGGTTGAGGACGATGGCCTCGACGTAGCCGTTGCCTCTGGCCTCGAGCGACGCGAGAACGCTGTTGACGTAGGGACCGGTCGTCTTCGCGTTGGTCGGGATCTGGTCGGAGGAGTACTTCCGCCAAGAGGAGATGGCCACGTCGACGCCCTCTTCGAGCGCCTCTTCGCCGAGATACGCGCCCCACGGCCACGCGGCGAGGCCGACCTGCACGGGCGACTTGCCCGGGTTCAGCCCGAGCGGTCCGTACCCGTAGAAGGCGATCGGGCGGATGTAGCAAGACTGCAGGCCCTCCCGCTGGATGAGTTCCACCGTGGCCTCGGTGAGCTCGTCCTTCTCGAAGGGGATCTCCATGTCGTACACCTCCGCGGAGTCGTAGAACCGATCGAGGTGTTCCTCCCAGCGGAAGATCGCCGGGCCTTCCTCGGTCTCGTAACAGCGGACGCCCTCGAAGACGCCGGTGCCGTAGTGCAGCGCGTGGGTCAGCAGGTGGACGTTCGCCTCCTCGAAGTCGACGAACTCGCCGTCCATCCAGACCTCCTCGACGCCCTCGAACATCTCGGGGCGGTCGCTCATGCCTCGCCCTCCGAGGTCCGACAGTCACGTTCGATACCGACCGTTCGCTCGTCGTGAGTCATATACTCCCAATTGAATTCCTCCGTTAAGAGTGTTGACGGTGTCTGTTCACTGTTGGCAGTCGCGTGACTCGACGAAAGAAAGGACGCCCGTCGGCGGCCTGCACGGCCGCCGGGGGGTCGGTACGCGTCCGCGAGATCGCTCCTCAGTTGTCCGCGGTCGCGGTCTCGTTCTCGGCCGTGGCCGTCTCCTCGTCTAAGACGATGACGTCCGACGGCGTTCCCGCTTCGGTCGCGGTCTCGGTCCCGTCCATCGGCGTCCCCGTCTCGGTCTCGCCCATCGGCGTCCCCGTTTCGGTCTCGCCCTCGTCGGTCGCGTTCCCGTCCGCGGCGACGCCCTCACAACCGCCGGTCGAGAGCGTCATCGGCTCCGAGAGGTCGAGGGCGGTCCGGGTCGGCTCCGCGTCCTCGTCGGAGGCGTTGGCCGAGAGGACCTCCCAGTTCTCGACGGTGCCGTTGTAGTACTGACCGGCCAGCACGGCCTCGTCGTTGAAGGCCGGGCTGACGCTGATCGAGAAGTTCTCGCCGAGGCCGCTGTAGACGCCGCCGTCCGTGGCCGCGTCGCCCCACGTCCAGTCGACGCGGGCGGTCTCGTTGTCGACGGTCCAGACGTCGTAGCTGGTAGGCCCGTCGTACTCGTCGTCGCGGACCGTCCACGTCCCGTTGGCCGGGAGCTGGGTGATGTCCAAGGACGCCGACCCGCCGGTCGAGTTAGCGTTGCCCTCGTTGCCGTGGACGAACACCAGGCTCAGCGTGTCGTCGGCCGTGTCCTCGGTGCCGTTCGTGTCCGAGTACAGGAAGACGATGCTCGTGTTGGCCCGCTGGAGGTCCCGCGTCCCCTCCGAGCCGTACGCGTCGCCCGTCGTGTTGATGTAGGGGTTGTCCGCGAACTCCTCTGGGAGTCGGTAGTCGTAGAACTCGACGGCGGACTCGTTCCCGGAGATCGGCGTCACCACGGTACACTGGTCGCCCTGGACGGCGGCGTACTGCCCGTCGGTGCTCGCCGCCTCATCGTCGTCGGACGGCGTCGCCTCTCCGTCGTCCGCCGGCGTCTCCGTCTCCGTCTCCTCGTCGGACGGCGTCGCCGTCGGTTCCGACTCGTCGTCGGGCGGCGTCTCCATCGGTCCGTCGGTCGGTGTCTCTGTCGGCGTCTCGTCGGCCTGTGCCGCGACCAGACCGGTCAGCGGTACCAACAGGACGGAGACCACCACGAGTAAGGTGAGTAGTCGTCGTCCCGAAAGCCGGTTCGAACTTGGAATCGATGCCATGCGTCCAACCACCCACGACAAGCGGGCATTGTTATTCCCGCCGTAGCGATTCGTAAGCCGGGCTGAGGCAGACGGAGATGACGGCAAGCCCGGCTTAGCGACGCGCGATTCCCGGTCGCGGAGCTCAGTCGAGCGCGGCCAGCAGCGCCGCTCCCTCGACGTAGACCAGGCCTTCGCGCTCGGCGTAGGCGCGGGCGGCGGCCGGCGGCAGCGCCTCGCCCGTCTCGTCGTCGAGCATCTCACAGACCACGGCGGCGGGGGGCTGGTCGGCGGCGGCGGCCAGCGCGATTCCGAGTTCGGTGTGGCCTTCTCGGTCGTCCAAGAGGTTCGGCGCGGCCCGCAGGAGGTGGACGTGACCCGGCGAACGGAACGCCTCGGCGAAGGCCGCGGCGTCGGGGTCGGCGGCGGTCGCGGCGAGTTCGCGGATGGTCAGCGCGCGGTCCTCGTCGGTGATGCCGGTGAAGGTGTCGCGGTGGTTCACCGTCAGCGAGAACGAGGAGCGCTCGTCGTAGCCCAGTTCGTGGTCCGCGGCGGTCGGGTGGTCGACGACCTCCCGCATGAACGGGAGGTCCAGGGCGTCGGCGACGGCGTCGGAGAGGGCGACGCAGACGAGACCGCCCGCGTCATTGCGCATGTGGGCGACGGCCGCCGAATCGACCGCACCTGCCGGGTAGATCACGTCCGTCTCCCCTTCGCGGTCGGCGGCGTCGTGGACCAGCACGGGGTCGCCGCGGGCGAACGCGGCGACGGCGTCGGCGGCGCTGTCCGTGTCCACGGGCGATTCACTCCGAGACATGGACGATCACCTCGTCGCCGTCTTCCAGTTCCAGCACGTCCCGGAGCTTCTCGGGGGCGATGACCTCAAGTTGCTCCTCGCCGTGGTGGGTCCGCTCGGGCGCGATGACGTGGGCGGGCTCGTACTCGCCGTCGCCGCTCTCGATGGAAACCGGGTAGCAGTACGCCGGGCCGTAGGTTCGCTCGTCGTCCTCCCAGCCCTCGATAGTCACGGGTTCGAGCGCGCCGAGCCGCGCGCGCTTGCGGACGCTCTCCTCGGTGAGTTCGAGGTTCAGCGTCCCGGCGAACGGTTCGTAGTCCAGCCGCTCGATGAACTGCTCCATGTATCCGGGAAGCGTGATGTAGTGCCGTCCCTCGCCCATTCCCGAGGTGACGATGCCGTTCAGGTGGACGCTCGCGTCCGACTCGAAGATGCGCCGGTAGTCGGCGTACTCCGACTGGAGGCGGCGCTCGCCCGCGGCGGTGATGCGGACCTCCTGGCCGTCGCCGCCGATGTCGCGGTCCAGGAAGTCGGCGTCTTCGAGCCGTTGGAGACGGCGCGAGGCCGTCTGATTCGAGGCGTCGAGGCGCGCCGCGAGGTCCGCACAGGACACCTTCGTCGGCTCGTCCATCGCGCCGTCGAGCGCGAGCAGTTTCAGCGTCGCCAGCTCGTCGCGCCCGACGACCCGTCCCGATGATTCAGCCATGCGCGACGCTACGGAGTCGCGCCCGATAAGCGTACCGAACGTGATATGAGTTCCAGATGTGGAACGTCGAGGAACGGGAGCTCAGTTGTCGGTTCGAAGCCGGCTCTCAGTACTCCACCAACGCGTCCCGCTCCCAGAACTCGCTTCCCTTCTTCAACTTCGGCACCCACGTCTGCTCGTCCTCGGCGAGGACGGCCACGCGGGACTCCTCGACCTCCTTGAGCACGTCGTGGGGGAGGTACTCGCCGACGGCTTCCGTGAACGCCCGGACCTCGCTATGGTCGGGCATCGAATCGCGATCGAGGCGTCCGCGGGAGTGGCCGACGTGCATGTACGCCTTCATCTCGACGAAGTCGGCGTTCGCCCGGTCGCACATCGCCGCGTACCACTCGGGGTGGTGCATGTTGTGGCCGTTCACGAGCGTCGTCCGAATCACCGTGCGCGTCTCGTCCTTCTCCGCGAGGACGTCGAACGTGTCGATCAGCGATTCCCACGCGCCGTCCTCGACGGCCTTCACCGTCGAGTCGAACGTCTTGCGGTCGGGGGCGTCGACGGAGACGTACAGCTGTGTCGGGTCGCACTCGGCGAGCAGCTCGGGGTTCGTGCCGTTCGAGACGAGGAAGGTCGTGATGTCCCGCGCGTGGAACTCCTCGATGAGTTCCGGCAGATACGGGTACAGCGTCGGCTCGCCGTCCAGCGAGATGGCGACGTGGCGCGGCTCCATCGCCTGGTCGAAGACGTCGTCGGGCACCTCGTCGTTGCCGCCGAACCCCGAGAGCAGGTCCTTCTGCAGCTCCACGGAGGCGTCGGCGACGGCCGCCGGGTCGTCCCACTCGACGTCGCCCAGTTCGTAGGCGTGGCCCGCGTGGTCGCGCCAGCAGAAGACGCAGCGCTCGTTGCACTTCACGACGGGCGTCATCTGAATGCAGCGGTGGGACTCGATCCCGTAGAAGATGTATTTGTAGCACTTTCCCTCACCCCGCATCGCGTTCTTCGTCCAGCCACAGGCCTGTGCGGCCGTGTGGTTCTGGCTGTGGTAGTCGGGGTCGTCGACCTGTTTGGCCCCGTCGGACTCGCTCATTGTGAGGACAGATGGACGCCGAGACTGAAACATCCTTTCGTCCGTCACACCGAGTCCATCGATCGGGAACCGCTCACGCCGAGAAACACCGTAGAGATTAGTAGCAATTCATGCATATAATGCCCCGTGATGCATTCGTATACTCCGATATATTTCTCTATATCCTGTATGAATATGCTTTATCTCCAAAATGTCCAATTTCTAATTCATATTTCGGTTTTCTATATGTGCCCTTCGTTCGATAGCCATACTTTTTCCTCGTATGACTGTCTATTCGTTTTCAGCGGGTTATCAAGCCGTTTCTGCCCGCCGAATGGTCCCGTCTCTGAAGCGGTCATTCGTAGGTCTCTGCGGAATGCGGTAGACTCCCCTCCTTGGATTGCCGAACCGGTTCGCCCGGAACAGTCGGAGCGGGCGACTATTCGGTGGGACACAAGCCGCATTTCTCTCGTCGTACGTATATTCCACCCATATTGAGTCGGATTTTCCCGAAACCAGTATTTGAGTACACGTCACATATTGGACGATAGACAACGCTTAAACGTCCGTAGAAACTACGTGCTGTCGTACGAAACCGATGTCAAACAGCCAATCGGAAGTGTCGACTGAACTCGCCGCCCGCGACGACCCCCGCCTGAACGAGGAGTTCGTCCGAACGCAGCCGGCGACGTCCGACAGGCATCCCGCGATGCTCGTCGGCGTCGTCCACGATCACCCCGCCAGCAGTTACCGCGTCCGAGAGGTAGCGACGGCGTTCGACCCGGACGTCCTCGGGCTCGAACTCCCGGCGGTGGCGGTACCGTATTTCGCGGGGCGAGGGGCGGAGAGCGCGGACGGAGGAGACGACGCGGCGGCGACGGACGAGATGACCGCCGCCGTCGCCGCGTCGCCGGACGCGGAGGCGGTCGGCATCGACACGCTCGGTTGGCGGTTCGGCTATCGCTTCGCCCGCAACGCGGTCGACGAACGCGCGTCGCCGAGGACGGTCGGACGGGCGGTCGGCGAGATCGGTCACATCGCCCGCCACGCCCTCGACTGCCGGCTGGGGGCCGAGGGAGCCCACCGCGACGCCCTCGCTCACGACGTCACAGCGGCCGACTCGCCGACCGCCCAGGCCGACGACGAGCGGACCCGTGTCGCGCGGAGCCGGGCGCTGCTCGGCGCGTTCGAGCGACCGCACGCCGATCTGTTGCTCGACGGGACGCGCGAACAGACCATGGCGGCGAACGTCGACGCCCGCCGGCGAGACGGGTCGGTCCTCGCCGTCGTCGGGATAGACCACCTCGATAGCGTCGCCGACGGACTGACCTGAGACGCGAAAAAAGGTACCGGACGAGCGGCCGGCGACTCAGAAGTTCGATTTCAGGTGGATACCGTCGTCGTCTATCTTGTCGACGTTCGCCTTCTCGAGGCTGTACGTCTCCTCGCTCTCGTCGGTCCAGCCCAGTTTCCGGCGGATGCTCCCGGAGAGTCCCGAGTCCGGTTTCACGTGTGCGGTTCCGCCGCTGGCTCGTTCGATGGTGCCGACCATGTCGCCGTCGGCTGTCATCACGTGCTTTCCCTCGTCTTCGGAGCGGAAGTTTCGGACCATGGCTGTGTGTCACGCTGACGTCGAGCCCCTCCAGAATCGGGCGCTCGTAGCGTCCCGTGACGGAAGAGACGACGGCGCGAGCGGATATTGATATACGCGGACTAGCCGAGAGGGCGTCTGAGGTAAGCCCGCTCGCCGATTCGCCCGCGATCGCGACCCCGCGGAAAGCGCCGCTTGTCGGTATCGTCGGGCAGCGACCGAAATCGCCCGAACACGGACCGGCCGCGTCTCGGAGCCGGATACGGACCGCTTGTTCGTTCACACCGAGCTCGGCAGCGACGATAAGTCGGCGTTGCCCGTCTCGAGTAGCGACGGCGGACGAGCGAGTCGCTGCCAACCGTAGTTATCTGGTCTGTCATGTACAGCCGGACAGCAACGAGATGGGGATCGGCGACTGAAGATATCGCTCCAACCGGCGACGGAACGTACCAGTCGGGACGCTGTCAGGCGGCGAAACGCAGGCATACCGCCAGTACCGGCCCGCGGCGCGTCCGGTCGGCGACGCACCCGACCGAGGCGCGGACCGCTACTCACCGCCGCGCTCTGTCCGACTCGGCGGAGACGACCTCCCTCGCCTCACCGGAGACGCGCCGCGCTTCCGCGCGGGACGCCGGTGAGTGACGGCGATGTCTCGGACCGCTGCCGCGTCCATGCTGGTCCCCGTTCGAGTCGTTCAGCCGCCCCACTCGCCGCCGACGTCGTCGGTTATCCGTTCGCGCCACGACTCGAATCGCTCCGCGCAGGGCGGGCTGTCGTCCATGTGGTCGACGAATCCGGCACCGCCGTCGGCCAGCGCCGTGCCGCAGAACGGGCAGAAGTCCGGGCGCTCCCAGTCCGGCGAGTCTCGCTGTGGATGGTCGTGTGAGGTCACGCATGTAGTGTTGACACCGCCGGGCAAATACTCTTTCGCGCCCGCCGCTCACCCCCCGGCGTCGCTGCCGAGGGCGTCGAGCAGTTCGACGTTCGCTCGGACGCGCACCGTCTCCGACGGCATGGGGACCCGGCCGCCCGCGAGTGGGAGATACACCTGCGGCTGGTCGGCCGTGTGCGGGTCGACCGGCGCGCCCGTCGCGTGGCACGTTCGGAACTGCGCGACGGCGTCCTCCGCGACGGCCTCCGAGGTCCGACCCCGCTCGCCGAGCACGTCGAACCCGGTCGTCGCGCCCTTCTAAACGGCATGGAGAAGGATCGAGGAGCCGGCACAGCGGGCCGGGACGTACTCGGCGGCTCGTATCGCGACCGAAGTCACGTCGGCTTCGAGACATTCGCGTGGTTCGCCTGCCGGTCGGCCACCTCCGCGGGGACACGGCGGCCACATCGACCGGCGCGGGCACGCTCGAAAGTAGCCTCCGCTTTGCTCGGATAAGAGGCCGGTACCGACGATGTTATAACAAAAGTACCTATGTTACTGGGCCGGTAACGGCGACGCAGTGACGAGCGCGGTCGTAGCCCGTCGACGCCGCCGAACGAGGCGGAGATGCCGTCGAGACGGCTTCGCACACCGGTAGTCAGTCGCTTCCGACGCTGGATCGTCGGCCGACGCGGACCGAACGCCACGGCTCTCACTCGTAGGTGAGTCGCTGGAGGCTGTAACGGTACGTCCGCGGGTCCGCTTCACGACGAGCGTGTAGCCGTTACCGGTCCGTTCGAGGCTGCGAAGTGCTGACCCAAGTTCCCCGGATTCAGCGACCCCGTCCCGCCGTCCAGTCCGAAATACAGCGTCGCCGTCTGGCAGCACACGTCGTCGCGCTGTCCGGCCGCCACCGCGAGGAGGCTCCCGTCTCGCCAGACGTCCACCGTTCCGGTGAGTTCCCACGGCCGGTCGCAGTATCGGAGTTCTTTGCCACTGAGATCGGCCTAGGGCATCTCGTCCATACGTCTCCTTTCTCGTGACACCTATCACTTTTCGGCCCGCTCGCCGCCGTTCACAGCCCCCAGACGACCGGCAGCCAGAGGTACGTCGCCGCCGTCAGCAGGAGGATGCCGAGCAGGTTCAGCCAGAACCCGACGCGGGCCATCTGCGGGATCGAGAGGTAGCCGCTCCCGAAGACGATGGCGTTCGGCGGCGTCGCCACGGGGAGCATGAACGCGAAAGAGGCGGCGACGGAGACGGCCACCGCGAGCACCAGCGGCGAGAC encodes the following:
- a CDS encoding RNA-guided endonuclease InsQ/TnpB family protein, with the protein product MEVKRTVLVKLSVPEDRQSDLHQTIGQFNHACNYTVQHGRNDDGYLILNKSTIHDEVYHDLRDETDLPANLCVRAYSKAIEAMKSTVADWKKGNSRPLPRFNEPSAVYDKRTLTIKDRSATLSTINGRVGVDYVLGDYQKSYLDDDDYEKRMGTLHYREDEDAFYLHIVIKKEVEERDGDTVLGVDLNLKNVAVTSTGSFYDGGELLWGQNHYFRVRRSLQHKGTRSAKQVLRRLSGRENRFVLNRLHTISRRIVEEADAHDCSYIAVERLTHIRERMDNGNDQIKRQMHNWAFRELQEMLAYKASGYGIRVEEIPPAFTSQTCSKCEHQSSTNRDSKTGWFECNECGYSVDGDYNASKNIGLKLLTLPPGKRPDGLGDGHLALKSGMVNGNGDYTAYDGSSSDRESTDKPTTSVVGR
- a CDS encoding proline dehydrogenase family protein — encoded protein: MLPPLARRFVAGESAAAALEHARRTNERNVGVICNRLGEHYRERAPAAADTAAYERLVADIGASDLRACISVKPSQLGLLVDETFFRENLARVVESAAEHGVFVWMDMEDHTTTDAAIDAFETQAEAHEGGVGLCLQSNLRRTADDLERLADVPGKLRLVKGAYDPPADVAYQRKAEVNEAYRRDLEFLFRERTGGIAVGSHDPEMLTLAADLHSEYETPYEVQMLMGVRTDAQYELADVCDVWQYAPFGSEWPAYFWRRVLERKENALFALRALAGG
- a CDS encoding DUF502 domain-containing protein, which codes for MASSSSWKRDFASGLIVLLPIIVTLTVIIYLYGILASAAFFIPAIDSGLLIALGVPADAATARAVEFARVFVALVLFVLLVFSVGYLMRTAFGDIVERALDDAMNHVPGLRVVYNASKMAVETAVSGTDELQKPVKLEVWDGLRMTAFKTGKTTDDGRDVLFLPTAPNITTGFVIEVSPEDYEETDERVEDALTRILSAGFGDTHDGDSPIPMTSED
- a CDS encoding branched-chain amino acid transaminase, which gives rise to MSDRPEMFEGVEEVWMDGEFVDFEEANVHLLTHALHYGTGVFEGVRCYETEEGPAIFRWEEHLDRFYDSAEVYDMEIPFEKDELTEATVELIQREGLQSCYIRPIAFYGYGPLGLNPGKSPVQVGLAAWPWGAYLGEEALEEGVDVAISSWRKYSSDQIPTNAKTTGPYVNSVLASLEARGNGYVEAIVLNQEGNVAEGPGENVFLVRDGEIYTTGLAESILDGITRRTAIELAEELGYEVHDEATISRGELYTADELFFTGTAAEVTPIRSVDDNQIGAGTKGPVTDELQTAFFDLVESGEREEWFRYV
- the ribB gene encoding 3,4-dihydroxy-2-butanone-4-phosphate synthase, with the translated sequence MSRSESPVDTDSAADAVAAFARGDPVLVHDAADREGETDVIYPAGAVDSAAVAHMRNDAGGLVCVALSDAVADALDLPFMREVVDHPTAADHELGYDERSSFSLTVNHRDTFTGITDEDRALTIRELAATAADPDAAAFAEAFRSPGHVHLLRAAPNLLDDREGHTELGIALAAAADQPPAAVVCEMLDDETGEALPPAAARAYAEREGLVYVEGAALLAALD
- a CDS encoding DUF120 domain-containing protein, translating into MAESSGRVVGRDELATLKLLALDGAMDEPTKVSCADLAARLDASNQTASRRLQRLEDADFLDRDIGGDGQEVRITAAGERRLQSEYADYRRIFESDASVHLNGIVTSGMGEGRHYITLPGYMEQFIERLDYEPFAGTLNLELTEESVRKRARLGALEPVTIEGWEDDERTYGPAYCYPVSIESGDGEYEPAHVIAPERTHHGEEQLEVIAPEKLRDVLELEDGDEVIVHVSE
- the twy1 gene encoding 4-demethylwyosine synthase TYW1; translation: MSESDGAKQVDDPDYHSQNHTAAQACGWTKNAMRGEGKCYKYIFYGIESHRCIQMTPVVKCNERCVFCWRDHAGHAYELGDVEWDDPAAVADASVELQKDLLSGFGGNDEVPDDVFDQAMEPRHVAISLDGEPTLYPYLPELIEEFHARDITTFLVSNGTNPELLAECDPTQLYVSVDAPDRKTFDSTVKAVEDGAWESLIDTFDVLAEKDETRTVIRTTLVNGHNMHHPEWYAAMCDRANADFVEMKAYMHVGHSRGRLDRDSMPDHSEVRAFTEAVGEYLPHDVLKEVEESRVAVLAEDEQTWVPKLKKGSEFWERDALVEY
- a CDS encoding DUF7501 family protein; the protein is MTSHDHPQRDSPDWERPDFCPFCGTALADGGAGFVDHMDDSPPCAERFESWRERITDDVGGEWGG